A genomic stretch from Terriglobales bacterium includes:
- a CDS encoding M28 family metallopeptidase, which produces MFRRASSALLLVLAVFSFAGAAEDNGMLGYSDAAARSQREWETKFRAIPSADNQREYMRRLSSRPHHIGTAFDKENAEWIFELFKSWGIQSQIENFDVLFPTPREREVELVEPTRFTAKLQEPALTQDPTSDQIKEQLPTYNAYSADGDVTAPLVYVNYGIPADYEELERQGVSVKGAIVIARYGQSWRGIKPKVAAEHGAVGCLIYSDPKDDGYAQGEVFPAGAWRPADGVQRGSVMDMPLYPGDPLTPGIGAVPGAKRLDMKDVKTFTKIPVLPISYGDAQPLLAALAGPVAPANWRGALPITYRIGPGPAKVHLRVKSNWNTVKLYDVIARIPGSTLPDEWIVRGNHHDAWVNGAEDPISGQVAMMEELRAFGELLKQGWRPKRTIIYAAWDGEEEGLLGSTEWAEQHADELRQKAVAYINSDGNGRGYLQAVGSHSLEKFVNEVARDIQDPEKDMPIWQRLKLQRILEAKNAEDRETLRKKADLRINALGSGSDYTAFLDHLGIASLNLGFGGEDFGGIYHSIYDDFYWFTHFSDTDFKYGRALSQTAGTAVMRLANADVLPFAFTNLSDTVKRYIKEIEKLADDQADKIRETNKEIEEGVFAATNDVKRPLVAPKAEPAPPHLNFAPLENGSDALARAAERYDRAMTRARKNGGAPLAQSSMAALNAQLILSERKLTLDAGLPIRPWFKHQLYAPGFYTGYGVKTIPAVREAIEQKNWAEADAAAARVGKMLEGTAALIDSAAEKLEQAAK; this is translated from the coding sequence ATGTTTCGACGCGCTTCATCCGCTCTCTTGCTCGTACTTGCCGTCTTCAGCTTCGCCGGCGCGGCCGAGGACAACGGCATGCTCGGCTACTCCGACGCTGCGGCGCGCAGCCAGCGCGAGTGGGAAACGAAGTTTCGCGCCATCCCTTCGGCTGACAACCAGCGCGAATACATGCGACGGCTTTCGTCGCGGCCGCACCACATTGGAACTGCGTTCGACAAGGAGAACGCGGAGTGGATCTTCGAGCTGTTCAAGTCGTGGGGCATCCAGTCGCAGATCGAGAACTTCGACGTGCTCTTTCCCACGCCGCGCGAGCGTGAAGTGGAGCTGGTGGAGCCAACGCGCTTCACGGCCAAGCTGCAGGAGCCGGCGCTGACCCAGGACCCGACGTCGGACCAGATCAAAGAGCAGCTTCCCACCTACAATGCCTATTCCGCCGACGGCGATGTGACCGCGCCACTGGTGTATGTGAACTACGGCATCCCAGCGGACTACGAGGAACTCGAGCGGCAGGGTGTTTCGGTGAAGGGCGCGATCGTGATTGCGCGCTATGGGCAGTCGTGGCGCGGCATCAAGCCGAAGGTCGCGGCCGAGCACGGCGCGGTCGGCTGCCTGATCTACTCCGATCCGAAAGACGATGGCTACGCGCAGGGCGAGGTGTTTCCCGCGGGAGCATGGCGTCCGGCGGACGGTGTGCAGCGCGGCAGCGTGATGGACATGCCGCTGTATCCGGGCGATCCGCTGACGCCGGGCATTGGCGCGGTGCCGGGCGCGAAGCGGCTCGACATGAAGGACGTGAAGACCTTCACCAAGATTCCTGTGCTGCCCATCAGCTACGGCGACGCACAGCCGCTGCTGGCGGCGCTGGCCGGGCCGGTTGCTCCGGCGAACTGGCGGGGCGCGCTGCCGATTACGTATCGCATCGGGCCGGGGCCGGCGAAGGTGCACCTGCGGGTGAAGTCGAACTGGAACACGGTGAAACTGTACGACGTGATCGCGCGCATCCCGGGCAGCACGCTGCCGGATGAGTGGATCGTGCGCGGCAACCATCACGATGCGTGGGTGAACGGCGCCGAAGATCCGATTTCCGGCCAGGTGGCGATGATGGAGGAGCTGCGCGCGTTCGGCGAGCTGCTGAAGCAGGGCTGGCGCCCGAAGCGCACCATTATTTATGCGGCGTGGGACGGCGAGGAGGAGGGCCTGCTGGGCTCGACCGAATGGGCCGAGCAGCACGCCGACGAGCTTCGGCAGAAAGCGGTGGCCTACATCAACAGCGACGGCAACGGGCGAGGGTATCTGCAGGCGGTCGGGTCGCACTCGCTGGAGAAGTTCGTGAACGAGGTGGCGCGGGACATCCAGGACCCGGAAAAAGACATGCCGATCTGGCAGCGGCTGAAGCTGCAACGGATCCTTGAAGCCAAGAACGCGGAGGACCGCGAGACGCTGCGCAAGAAGGCCGACCTGCGCATCAACGCGCTGGGCTCGGGCAGCGACTACACGGCGTTCCTCGACCACCTGGGGATTGCGTCGCTGAACCTGGGCTTCGGCGGCGAGGACTTCGGCGGGATCTACCACTCGATTTACGACGATTTCTACTGGTTCACGCATTTTTCCGACACCGACTTCAAGTACGGGCGCGCCCTTTCGCAGACGGCGGGCACGGCGGTGATGCGGCTGGCCAACGCCGACGTGCTGCCGTTCGCCTTCACCAATCTCTCCGACACGGTGAAGCGGTACATCAAGGAGATCGAGAAGCTGGCCGACGACCAGGCCGACAAGATCCGCGAGACCAACAAGGAGATTGAGGAAGGCGTGTTCGCGGCGACCAACGATGTGAAGCGTCCGCTGGTGGCGCCGAAGGCGGAGCCGGCGCCTCCGCACCTGAACTTTGCGCCGCTGGAGAACGGTTCCGACGCGCTGGCGCGTGCCGCCGAGCGCTACGACCGGGCGATGACGCGCGCGCGCAAGAACGGCGGCGCGCCGCTGGCGCAGAGTTCGATGGCGGCGCTGAACGCGCAGCTCATCCTGAGCGAGCGCAAGCTGACGCTGGATGCGGGCTTGCCGATTCGTCCGTGGTTCAAGCACCAGCTCTACGCGCCGGGGTTCTACACCGGCTACGGCGTGAAGACGATTCCCGCAGTGCGTGAAGCGATCGAGCAGAAGAACTGGGCGGAAGCCGACGCCGCGGCCGCGCGCGTGGGCAAGATGCTGGAAGGCACGGCGGCGCTGATCGATTCGGCGGCGGAGAAGCTGGAGCAGGCGGCGAAGTAG